One Ricinus communis isolate WT05 ecotype wild-type chromosome 1, ASM1957865v1, whole genome shotgun sequence DNA window includes the following coding sequences:
- the LOC8259875 gene encoding 60S ribosomal protein L22-3 gives MSRGAAAGGAKGGKKRGATFTIDCAKPVEDKIMDIASLEKFLQERIKVGGKAGALGDTVSVSREKTKITVTSDSNFSKRYLKYLTKKYLKKHNVRDWLRVIASNKDRNVYELRYFNIAENEGEEED, from the exons ATGAGTCGCGGGGCGGCAGCTGGAGGAGCAAAGGGTGGGAAGAAGAGGGGAGCGACCTTCACTATTGACTGCGCAAAGCCAGTGGAGGATAAGATCATGGACATTGCCTCTCTGGAGAAATTTCTCCAAGAAAGGATTAAGGTTGGCGGCAAGGCCGGTGCTCTTGGCGACACCGTTTCCGTCTCTCGTGAGAAGACCAAGATTACCGTTACCTCTGACAGTAACTTCTCTAAAAG GTATCTTAAGTACTTGACCAAGAAATACTTGAAGAAACACAATGTGCGAGATTGGCTTCGTGTGATTGCTTCCAACAAAGATAGGAATGTTTATGAACTCCGTTACTTCAACATTGCTGAGAATGAGGGAGAGGAGGAGGATTGA
- the LOC8259878 gene encoding O-methyltransferase 1, chloroplastic isoform X2 — protein MVKLTHYSKLPQVQLLCVFRRPIGQMDLKKYSHHYCLATKFIDDKLLRTVSHIDGLKQVVLLTDGMDTRPYRLNWPTSSIIFDISPERIFKKSAERLKGVGAKIPRSCMFLHIPLEFSNIQQSLHSKGFNGNRPSIWAMQGLSIKTLASFEEILLIVGSLAMNGSLFVGELPAWLAETEIGSKPSMEKWMEKIFMNNGFRVDLINYNEVARSMGKELALEDYKNILFVAEQLRFSDDQMETWRREFHRIEEDGDEEGFEEL, from the exons ATGGTGAAGCTGACCCATTACTCCAAGCTGCCACAAGTGCAGCTTCTTTGCGTTTTCAGGAGACCCATCGGCCAG ATGGATTTGAAGAAGTACTCGCATCATTATTGCCTTGCAACAAAGTTCATTGATGATAAATTACTGCGTACCGTGAGCCATATTGATGGACTCAAGCAG GTTGTTCTGTTAACAGATGGGATGGACACTCGACCGTATAGGCTTAATTGGCCAACTTCATctataatatttgatatatctCCTGAAAGGATATTTAAGAAATCAGCAGAGAGGCTCAAAG GTGTTGGGGCTAAAATTCCAAGAAGTTGTATGTTTCTTCATATTCCATTAGAGTTCTCTAATATACAACAAAGTCTGCACAGCAAAGGCTTCAACGGTAATCGACCAAGCATATGGGCCATGCAG GGATTGTCCATTAAGACTTTGGCCAGTTTTGAGGAAATTTTGCTCATTGTTGGTAGTTTGGCTATGAATGGATCTCTGTTCGTGGGAGAACTGCCTGCTTGGTTGGCAGAAACTGAAATTGGAAGCAAG CCAAGCATGGAAAAATGGATGGAAAAAATTTTCATGAACAATGGCTTCCGCGTGGATCTGATTAACTATAATGAAGTTGCAAGGAGTATGGGCAAGGAATTAGCTCTGGAAGACTACAAGAATATACTCTTTGTTGCAGAACAATTGCGGTTTTCGGATGATCAG ATGGAGACCTGGAGGAGAGAATTCCACAGGATAGAGGAGGATGGGGATGAAGAAGGGTTCGAGGAGCTCTGA
- the LOC8259874 gene encoding outer envelope pore protein 16-4, chloroplastic has product MEDELYGDIPCSSYAVDSILRVGTAGAIWGLCIGPHNARKRGLTGASQASFVAKSVGKFSFQCGLVAGVFTFTHCGIRRYRRKNDWVNALIAGAVAGAAVAAGTRNWTQVVGMAGLVSAFSVAADYSKTS; this is encoded by the exons ATGGAGGACGAGCTTTACGGCGATATTCCGTGCTCTTCTTATGCCGTTGATTCCATCCTCCGTGTGGGAACG GCAGGTGCAATCTGGGGGCTATGTATAGGACCTCATAATGCTCGAAAAAGAg GACTGACCGGCGCTTCTCAGGCTTCCTTTGTG GCAAAGTCAGTAGGAAAATTCAGCTTTCAGTGTG GACTTGTTGCTggagtttttacttttactcATTGTGGAATTCGAAGATATAGGAGAAAGAACGATTGG GTGAATGCTTTAATTGCTGGTGCTGTGGCAGGGGCAGCTGTCGCAGCTGGGACACGTAATTGGACACAGGTTGTTGGGATGGCTGGTCTGGTTTCTGCCTTCAGTGTTGCTGCTGACTATTCTAAAACATCTTAA
- the LOC107261572 gene encoding LOW QUALITY PROTEIN: pentatricopeptide repeat-containing protein At3g62890 (The sequence of the model RefSeq protein was modified relative to this genomic sequence to represent the inferred CDS: inserted 2 bases in 1 codon) translates to MRASTKLISSAHPTLNFAHQTLESFTWNTILRFHVQASVRTHPPISVYLRMRYHGVKPDFHTFPFLLQSFHSQPHLVSGKQIHTQIHHFGLVHDSFVQTSLINMYSSCGNFSFARQIFDEIAQPDLPSWNSIINASVKVGLVDVARGLFDVMPERNVITWSCMINGFVKCGEYKEALALFREMQMLEVRDVKPNEFTMSSVLSACGRLGALEHGKWAHAYIEKCEMKIDIVLGTSLIDMYAKCGSIDRARLVFDNLGSNKDVMAWSAMISGLAMHGYGEEGLELFSKMVNQGLRPNNVTFLAVLYACVHGGLVSEGKEYFRRMSEDFGVIPSIQHYGCMVDLYARAGLIEQAWDMVKSMPMTPDVLVWGALLSGSRTYGDIETCEIALEKLIELEPTNSSAYVLLSNVHAKRGKWNEVRYVRDLMEEKGIKKVPGCSLVEVGGILHEFLVGDDSHPESKEIYLMLDKIMNRLKMEGYVGNTREVLLDLDDEGKELALSLHSEXAVAFCFLKIRPGTLIRIVKNLRICSDCHVTMKMISRVFDREIVVRDCKRFHHFRDGLCSCNDYW, encoded by the exons ATGCGCGCTTCTACAAAGCTCATATCCTCAGCGCATCCTACACTTAATTTTGCTCACCAAACGCTTGAATCTTTCACATGGAACACCATCTTAAGATTCCACGTCCAAGCCTCCGTCCGGACGCATCCCCCAATATCCGTCTACCTCCGCATGCGCTACCATGGCGTCAAGCCCGATTTCCACACCTTTCCGTTCCTTCTCCAGTCTTTCCATTCCCAACCGCACCTCGTATCAGGAAAACAAATCCACACCCAAATTCATCACTTCGGCCTCGTCCATGACTCCTTTGTCCAAACGTCTCTCATCAACATGTACTCTTCTTGTGGTAATTTCTCTTTTGCCCGTCAAATATTTGATGAGATTGCCCAGCCGGACTTGCCATCTTGGAATTCTATCATTAATGCGAGTGTTAAAGTTGGGCTAGTCGATGTTGCACGAGGGTTGTTTGATGTAATGCCTGAGAGAAATGTGATAACTTGGAGTTGTATGATAAATGGGTTTGTGAAGTGCGGGGAATATAAAGAAGCGCTAGCCTTGTTTCGAGAGATGCAGATGTTGGAAGTGAGAGATGTTAAGCCGAATGAGTTTACTATGTCTAGCGTGCTTTCAGCTTGTGGGCGACTAGGTGCACTTGAGCATGGAAAATGGGCTCATGCTTATATTGAGAAGTGTGAGATGAAAATTGATATTGTTTTAGGAACTTCATTGATAGATATGTATGCAAAATGTGGAAGCATTGACAGGGCGCGATTGGTATTCGACAATTTGGGTTCTAATAAAGATGTTATGGCTTGGAGTGCTATGATTTCAGGCTTGGCTATGCATGGTTATGGTGAGGAAGGCCTTGAATTGTTTTCCAAGATGGTAAATCAAGGGTTAAGACCTAACAATGTGACATTCTTGGCTGTTCTTTATGCATGTGTGCATGGAGGTTTGGTTAGTGAAGGAAAGGAATATTTCAGGAGGATGAGCGAGGACTTTGGTGTTATTCCTTCAATCCAACACTATGGTTGCATGGTTGACCTTTATGCCAGAGCCGGTCTTATTGAACAAGCATGGGATATGGTGAAGTCCATGCCTATGACACCTGATGTGCTTGTATGGGGAGCTCTATTGAGTGGATCTAGGACCTATGGAGACATTGAAACATGTGAAATTGCACTCGAGAAACTGATTGAGTTGGAACCCACTAATAGCAGTGCCTATGTCCTTCTATCTAATGTCCATGCAAAAAGGGGTAAATGGAATGAAGTGAGGTATGTGAGAGATCTGATGGAGGAAAAGGGGATCAAGAAAGTTCCTGGCTGCAGTTTGGTTGAGGTAGGAGGCATCCTTCATGAGTTTTTAGTTGGAGATGATTCTCATCCTGaaagtaaagaaatatatttgatgCTGGATAAGATTATGAATAGACTGAAGATGGAGGGTTATGTGGGAAATACAAGAGAAGTGCTGCTTGACTTGGATGATGAAGGCAAGGAGTTGGCATTATCCCTTCATAGTGA GGCAGTTGCCTTCTGCTTTTTAAAGATAAGACCAGGTACTCTAATACGGATTGTTAAGAATCTTAGAATATGTAGTGATTGCCATGTCACCATGAAGATGATTTCTAGAGTGTTTGATCGAGAGATTGTCGTCAGAGATTGCAAACGTTTTCACCATTTTAGAGACGGTCTATGTTCCTGTAATGATTACTGGTAA
- the LOC8259877 gene encoding blue-light photoreceptor PHR2: MDSTHQTLPQEIQESSPEQQQQLLAIVPPQSSPPFATASLSLSLSTILPTHFFNQPKITSLFSSAPTKARIPSQASALTHLSLSSQTLHHPRLSFKSTISANPLHNTLSLGPRRPSDPSNAAGIRRASIVWFRNDLRVHDNECLNSANNESMSVLPVYCFDPREYGKSSSGFDKTGPYRASFLIESVTDLRKNLQDRGSDLVVRVGKPETVLVELAKAIGADAVYAHKEVSHDEVKAEDKIEAAMKDEGVEVKYFWGSTLYHVDDLPFKLEDMPSNYGGFREKVHGLEVRKTIAALDQLKGKPSRGDVEPGEIPSLLDLGLNPTQGGKPAATASMVGGETEALQRLKKFAAECQAQPPKGGSQDSIYGANFSCKISPWLTMGCISPRSMFDELKKTATRTISAASKGNDGGSPPDTGMNWLMFELLWRDFFRFITKKYSSPKKQLEATPATACTGALA, translated from the exons atggATTCCACTCATCAAACCCTACCCCAAGAAATCCAAGAATCCAGCCCAGAACAGCAGCAGCAATTACTTGCCATTGTTCCTCCTCAATCGTCCCCTCCGTTTGCCACTGcttctctttctctatctCTCTCCACAATTCTTCCTACCCACTTTTTTAACCAACCCAAAATAACGTCTTTATTCTCCTCTGCACCAACCAAAGCCAGAATCCCTTCTCAAGCTTCTGCTTTAACCcacctttctctctcttcacAGACGCTTCACCATCCAAGACTCTCATTCAAATCCACCATTTCTGCTAACCCTTTACACAACACTCTCTCCTTAGGCCCACGCCGACCTTCTGACCCTTCAAATGCTGCTGGTATTCGTCGAGCTTCCATTGTTTGGTTTCGCAATGACTTGCGTGTCCATGATAACGAGTGTCTTAACTCTGCTAACAATGAGTCTATGTCTGTTTTACCTGTTTATTGCTTTGACCCAAGAGAATATGGCAAATCCTCCTCTGGGTTTGATAAAACAGGGCCTTATCGTGCATCTTTCTTGATCGAGTCTGTTACTGACCTTCGTAAGAATTTGCAGGATAGAGGTTCTGATCTTGTTGTTAGAGTTGGGAAACCTGAAACTGTATTGGTTGAATTGGCAAAGGCTATTGGCGCTGATGCTGTTTATGCTCATAAAGAGGTTTCTCATGATGAGGTTAAAGCTGAGGACAAGATTGAGGCTGCTATGAAAGATGAGGGAGTTGAGGTTAAGTACTTCTGGGGCAGTACTCTGTATCATGTTGATGATCTTCCTTTTAAGTTGGAAGATATGCCTTCAAATTATGGTGGATTCAGAGAGAAAGTTCACGGTTTGGAGGTTAGGAAGACTATTGCTGCATTGGATCAATTGAAAGGGAAGCCATCAAGAGGTGATGTGGAACCCGGAGAGATCCCTTCTTTGCTGGATTTAGGCCTCAACCCAACACAG GGTGGAAAGCCAGCTGCTACTGCTTCTATGGTGGGAGGGGAGACTGAAGCACTGCAGAGGCTTAAAAAATTTGCAGCAGAATGCCAAGCACAACCACCTAAAGGAGGCAGCCAGGATAGCATTTATGGTGCAAACTTCTCCTGCAAAATTTCTCCATGGCTAACAATGGGATGCATCTCTCCCCGTTCAATGTTTGATGAGCTAAAGAAAACTGCTACTAG AACCATTTCTGCTGCCTCAAAAGGCAATGATGGTGGCAGCCCTCCAGACACTGGAATGAACTGGTTGATGTTTGAGTTGTTATGGAGGGATTTTTTCAG ATTTATCACCAAGAAGTATAGTTCTCCAAAGAAACAGCTTGAAGCTACTCCTGCCACAGCTTGCACGGGTGCCCTTGCTTAA
- the LOC8259876 gene encoding magnesium/proton exchanger isoform X2: MALETNYQSGWSRFGLLNILASEKCESYLVFRGETGLSVGFRTFLYFLGLAYCFIGLSAITGRFFRSMENVVKHSRKVVEIDPYSNTEVIRYEKVWNYTIADISLLAFGTSFPQISLATIDAIRNIGNLYAGGLGPGTLVGSAAFDLFPIHAVCVVVPKAGELKKISDLGVWLVELFWSFWAYVWLYIILEVWTPNVITLWEALLTVLQYGLLLTHAYAQDKRWPYLSLPIERTERPEEWVPEEATSDKHQHNAYEEYSEIVQVSEEDSRNIVDIFSIHSPVGTDPVYQKVPETDEAAESSNNYSLSEKDLDVVALWKQQFVDAIMLERPESRKLINSHLRLARISWQLFLVPWRLLFAFVPPYHIAHGWIAFICSLLFISGIAYIVTQLTDLISCVTGINAYVIAFTALAAGTSWPDLVASKIAAERQITADSAIANITCSNSVNIYVGIGVPWLIDTAYNFFAYREPLRVQDAAGLSFSLLVFFSTSVGCIAVLVYRRLTLGAELGGPRIWAWVTSVYFMFLWLIFVVLSSLRVSGII, from the exons ATGGCCTTGGAAACAAATTATCAAAGCGGTTGGAGCAGATTTGGACTTCTGAACATTTTAGCAAGTGAAAAATGTGAAAGTTACTTGGTTTTTCGGGGTGAAACAGGTCTTAGTGTTGGATTTAGGACATTCTTGTATTTTCTTGGTCTGGCTTATTGCTTCATTGGATTATCAGCTATAACTGGTCGTTTTTTCCGGTCTATGGAGAATGTAGTGAAGCATTCGCGTAAGGTTGTGGAGATAGATCCTTATAGTAATACTGAAGTTATTAGATACGAGAAGGTCTGGAATTATACAATTGCAGATATCTCTTTGTTGGCTTTTGGAACTAGTTTCCCTCAGATATCTTTAGCTACTATTGATGCTATACGCAACATTGGGAACTTGTATGCTGGAG GATTGGGTCCTGGAACGCTTGTTGGTTCTGCTGCATTTGACCTTTTCCCCATCCACGCTGTTTGTGTGGTGGTTCCTAAAGCTGGAGAATTGAAAAAGATATCTGATTTAGGAGTTTGGCTTGTGGAGCTCTTTTGGTCTTTCTGGGCTTATGTTTGGCTCTACATAATTTTAGAG GTATGGACTCCCAATGTAATTACACTGTGGGAGGCCTTACTGACAGTGCTGCAATATGGTTTGCTGCTTACACATGCTTATGCTCAAGATAAGCGTTGGCCTTACTTATCTCTTCCAAT TGAAAGAACTGAGAGGCCTGAGGAGTGGGTGCCAGAAGAGGCTACTTCAGATAAACATCAGCACAATGCTTATGAAGAGTACTCTGAGATAGTTCAAGTTAGTGAAGAAGATAGCCGGAATATTGttgatattttttctatcCATTCACCAGTTGGGACAG ATCCAGTGTATCAGAAAGTGCCTGAAACAGACGAAGCAGCTGAATCCTCCAACAATTATTCTCTCAGTGAGAAAGATCTTGATGTGGTTGCTCTTTGGAAACAGCAATTTGTGGACGCAATCATG TTGGAAAGGCCGgaatcaagaaaattaatcaattctCATTTGCGGCTGGCAAGAATTTCCTGGCAATTATTCCTTGTACCTTGGAGACTTCTGTTTGCTTTCGTGCCCCCTTATCACATAGCTCATGGATGGATTGCCTTTATCTGCTCTCTACTTTTCATCAGTGGGATAGCCTACATTGTAACGCAGCTCACTGATCTTATTAGCTGCGTAACAG gAATAAATGCTTATGTCATTGCTTTTACGGCATTAGCTGCTGGTACTTCATGGCCAGACTTGGTGGCGAGTAAGATTGCCGCCGAACGCCAAATAACCGCAGATTCTGCGATTGCGAACATCACTTGCAG CAATTCCGTGAACATATATGTGGGCATAGGTGTTCCATGGCTGATAGATACTGCCTACAATTTCTTTGCATACAGAGAACCCTTGCGGGTTCAGGATGCCGCGGGACTCAGCTTCTCATTGCTTGTTTTCTTCTCTACTTCTGTGGGTTGTATTGCCGTTCTTGTGTATAGGCGTTTGACACTAGGTGCAGAACTTGGAGGACCAAGGATTTGGGCCTGGGTAACAAGCGtatattttatgtttctaTGGCTTATTTTTGTTGTGCTGTCCTCCCTCAGAGTTTCTGGCATCATTTGA
- the LOC8259876 gene encoding magnesium/proton exchanger isoform X1: MALETNYQSGWSRFGLLNILASEKCESYLVFRGETGLSVGFRTFLYFLGLAYCFIGLSAITGRFFRSMENVVKHSRKVVEIDPYSNTEVIRYEKVWNYTIADISLLAFGTSFPQISLATIDAIRNIGNLYAGGLGPGTLVGSAAFDLFPIHAVCVVVPKAGELKKISDLGVWLVELFWSFWAYVWLYIILEVWTPNVITLWEALLTVLQYGLLLTHAYAQDKRWPYLSLPIERTERPEEWVPEEATSDKHQHNAYEEYSEIVQVSEEDSRNIVDIFSIHSPVGTDPVYQKVPETDEAAESSNNYSLSEKDLDVVALWKQQFVDAIMHILVTKIYFHKQLERPESRKLINSHLRLARISWQLFLVPWRLLFAFVPPYHIAHGWIAFICSLLFISGIAYIVTQLTDLISCVTGINAYVIAFTALAAGTSWPDLVASKIAAERQITADSAIANITCSNSVNIYVGIGVPWLIDTAYNFFAYREPLRVQDAAGLSFSLLVFFSTSVGCIAVLVYRRLTLGAELGGPRIWAWVTSVYFMFLWLIFVVLSSLRVSGII; the protein is encoded by the exons ATGGCCTTGGAAACAAATTATCAAAGCGGTTGGAGCAGATTTGGACTTCTGAACATTTTAGCAAGTGAAAAATGTGAAAGTTACTTGGTTTTTCGGGGTGAAACAGGTCTTAGTGTTGGATTTAGGACATTCTTGTATTTTCTTGGTCTGGCTTATTGCTTCATTGGATTATCAGCTATAACTGGTCGTTTTTTCCGGTCTATGGAGAATGTAGTGAAGCATTCGCGTAAGGTTGTGGAGATAGATCCTTATAGTAATACTGAAGTTATTAGATACGAGAAGGTCTGGAATTATACAATTGCAGATATCTCTTTGTTGGCTTTTGGAACTAGTTTCCCTCAGATATCTTTAGCTACTATTGATGCTATACGCAACATTGGGAACTTGTATGCTGGAG GATTGGGTCCTGGAACGCTTGTTGGTTCTGCTGCATTTGACCTTTTCCCCATCCACGCTGTTTGTGTGGTGGTTCCTAAAGCTGGAGAATTGAAAAAGATATCTGATTTAGGAGTTTGGCTTGTGGAGCTCTTTTGGTCTTTCTGGGCTTATGTTTGGCTCTACATAATTTTAGAG GTATGGACTCCCAATGTAATTACACTGTGGGAGGCCTTACTGACAGTGCTGCAATATGGTTTGCTGCTTACACATGCTTATGCTCAAGATAAGCGTTGGCCTTACTTATCTCTTCCAAT TGAAAGAACTGAGAGGCCTGAGGAGTGGGTGCCAGAAGAGGCTACTTCAGATAAACATCAGCACAATGCTTATGAAGAGTACTCTGAGATAGTTCAAGTTAGTGAAGAAGATAGCCGGAATATTGttgatattttttctatcCATTCACCAGTTGGGACAG ATCCAGTGTATCAGAAAGTGCCTGAAACAGACGAAGCAGCTGAATCCTCCAACAATTATTCTCTCAGTGAGAAAGATCTTGATGTGGTTGCTCTTTGGAAACAGCAATTTGTGGACGCAATCATG CATATACTGGTGACTAAAATCTATTTCCATAAGCAGTTGGAAAGGCCGgaatcaagaaaattaatcaattctCATTTGCGGCTGGCAAGAATTTCCTGGCAATTATTCCTTGTACCTTGGAGACTTCTGTTTGCTTTCGTGCCCCCTTATCACATAGCTCATGGATGGATTGCCTTTATCTGCTCTCTACTTTTCATCAGTGGGATAGCCTACATTGTAACGCAGCTCACTGATCTTATTAGCTGCGTAACAG gAATAAATGCTTATGTCATTGCTTTTACGGCATTAGCTGCTGGTACTTCATGGCCAGACTTGGTGGCGAGTAAGATTGCCGCCGAACGCCAAATAACCGCAGATTCTGCGATTGCGAACATCACTTGCAG CAATTCCGTGAACATATATGTGGGCATAGGTGTTCCATGGCTGATAGATACTGCCTACAATTTCTTTGCATACAGAGAACCCTTGCGGGTTCAGGATGCCGCGGGACTCAGCTTCTCATTGCTTGTTTTCTTCTCTACTTCTGTGGGTTGTATTGCCGTTCTTGTGTATAGGCGTTTGACACTAGGTGCAGAACTTGGAGGACCAAGGATTTGGGCCTGGGTAACAAGCGtatattttatgtttctaTGGCTTATTTTTGTTGTGCTGTCCTCCCTCAGAGTTTCTGGCATCATTTGA
- the LOC8259878 gene encoding O-methyltransferase 1, chloroplastic isoform X1, producing MCLLGVVYSLPTPIVRPPTIYASSNARKNSWLRAKINGEADPLLQAATSAASLRFQETHRPEPLFLDPYAGCLTDPTMQMDLKKYSHHYCLATKFIDDKLLRTVSHIDGLKQVVLLTDGMDTRPYRLNWPTSSIIFDISPERIFKKSAERLKGVGAKIPRSCMFLHIPLEFSNIQQSLHSKGFNGNRPSIWAMQGLSIKTLASFEEILLIVGSLAMNGSLFVGELPAWLAETEIGSKPSMEKWMEKIFMNNGFRVDLINYNEVARSMGKELALEDYKNILFVAEQLRFSDDQMETWRREFHRIEEDGDEEGFEEL from the exons ATGTGTTTATTGGGAGTTGTATATTCGTTACCCACACCTATTGTGCGTCCACCTACTATATACGCCTCTTCAAATGCCAGGAAAAATAGCTGGTTAAGAGCAAAAATCAATGGTGAAGCTGACCCATTACTCCAAGCTGCCACAAGTGCAGCTTCTTTGCGTTTTCAGGAGACCCATCGGCCAG AGCCACTTTTTCTTGATCCATACGCCGGTTGCTTGACTGATCCAACTATGCAGATGGATTTGAAGAAGTACTCGCATCATTATTGCCTTGCAACAAAGTTCATTGATGATAAATTACTGCGTACCGTGAGCCATATTGATGGACTCAAGCAG GTTGTTCTGTTAACAGATGGGATGGACACTCGACCGTATAGGCTTAATTGGCCAACTTCATctataatatttgatatatctCCTGAAAGGATATTTAAGAAATCAGCAGAGAGGCTCAAAG GTGTTGGGGCTAAAATTCCAAGAAGTTGTATGTTTCTTCATATTCCATTAGAGTTCTCTAATATACAACAAAGTCTGCACAGCAAAGGCTTCAACGGTAATCGACCAAGCATATGGGCCATGCAG GGATTGTCCATTAAGACTTTGGCCAGTTTTGAGGAAATTTTGCTCATTGTTGGTAGTTTGGCTATGAATGGATCTCTGTTCGTGGGAGAACTGCCTGCTTGGTTGGCAGAAACTGAAATTGGAAGCAAG CCAAGCATGGAAAAATGGATGGAAAAAATTTTCATGAACAATGGCTTCCGCGTGGATCTGATTAACTATAATGAAGTTGCAAGGAGTATGGGCAAGGAATTAGCTCTGGAAGACTACAAGAATATACTCTTTGTTGCAGAACAATTGCGGTTTTCGGATGATCAG ATGGAGACCTGGAGGAGAGAATTCCACAGGATAGAGGAGGATGGGGATGAAGAAGGGTTCGAGGAGCTCTGA